The Nitrospira sp. KM1 genome includes a window with the following:
- a CDS encoding 4Fe-4S dicluster domain-containing protein, producing the protein MPEVYNWQLGRKMLYPYEERHPKWQFAFVFNINRCLACQTCSMADKSTWLFSKGQEYMWWNNVETKPYGGYPQFYDVKITQLIEQVNPGGQVWNVRVGRKHHAPYGVFEGMTIFDAGAKVGQAAIGYIPTDQEWRFVNIYEDTATSMRSLVEGIDKSGFSRDEPWRLTGSSLPEHETFFFYLQRICNHCTYPGCLAACPRKAIYKRPEDGIVLIDQNRCRGYKKCVEQCPFKKPMYRGTTRVSEKCIACYPRIEGKDPLTGGEPMETRCMAACVGKIRMQSLVRIGEDGLWAEDRWHPLYYTIRVEQVALPLYPQWGTEPNGFYIPPRHSPRGYARQMFGPGVDNAIEKYLVPSRELLAVLQLWRASQQIIFRYDVIPGPKVFETQIHGKRFEMYNDTVLGFNKSGKEVARIQVEEPIYIRPAERVNWL; encoded by the coding sequence ATGCCTGAAGTCTATAACTGGCAACTGGGACGGAAGATGCTGTACCCGTACGAGGAGCGGCATCCGAAGTGGCAGTTTGCCTTTGTGTTCAACATCAATCGGTGTTTGGCCTGTCAGACCTGTTCGATGGCGGACAAGTCGACGTGGCTGTTTTCGAAGGGGCAGGAGTACATGTGGTGGAACAACGTGGAGACGAAGCCCTACGGGGGGTATCCGCAGTTCTACGACGTGAAGATCACGCAGTTGATCGAGCAGGTGAACCCGGGGGGGCAGGTGTGGAACGTGCGGGTGGGCCGCAAGCACCATGCGCCCTATGGGGTGTTCGAAGGGATGACGATCTTCGACGCGGGGGCCAAGGTGGGCCAGGCGGCGATCGGCTACATCCCGACGGACCAGGAATGGCGCTTCGTGAACATCTACGAGGACACCGCCACCTCGATGCGCTCCTTGGTGGAAGGCATCGATAAGTCGGGGTTCTCGCGCGATGAACCGTGGCGGCTCACGGGCAGCAGCCTGCCGGAGCATGAGACGTTCTTCTTCTACCTGCAGCGGATCTGCAACCACTGCACATACCCGGGGTGTCTGGCGGCCTGTCCGCGCAAGGCGATCTACAAGCGGCCGGAAGACGGCATTGTGTTGATCGACCAGAACCGCTGCCGGGGGTACAAGAAGTGCGTGGAGCAGTGTCCGTTTAAGAAGCCGATGTACCGGGGGACGACCCGGGTGTCGGAGAAGTGCATTGCGTGCTATCCGCGGATCGAGGGCAAGGATCCGCTGACGGGCGGGGAGCCGATGGAGACGCGCTGTATGGCGGCGTGCGTGGGCAAGATCCGCATGCAGAGCCTGGTGCGCATCGGCGAAGACGGCCTGTGGGCGGAGGACCGGTGGCATCCCCTGTACTACACCATTCGGGTGGAGCAGGTGGCGCTGCCCTTGTATCCGCAGTGGGGCACCGAGCCCAACGGCTTCTACATTCCGCCGCGGCATTCCCCCCGGGGCTATGCGCGGCAGATGTTCGGCCCGGGCGTCGACAATGCCATTGAGAAGTACCTGGTGCCGAGCCGGGAGCTGTTGGCCGTCCTCCAACTCTGGCGGGCCAGCCAGCAGATCATCTTCCGCTACGACGTCATTCCGGGCCCGAAGGTGTTTGAAACCCAGATCCACGGGAAGCGCTTTGAGATGTACAACGATACCGTGCTGGGCTTCAACAAGTCGGGCAAGGAAGTGGCCCGCATCCAGGTCGAAGAGCCCATCTACATTCGCCCCGCCGAACGGGTGAACTGGCTCTAG